Genomic DNA from Solanum dulcamara chromosome 4, daSolDulc1.2, whole genome shotgun sequence:
aggaatggagataggttgtgtatcaggaaggacatcaataccaaagtttatctctctatcaggagggatttcgggtagatcctcaggaaagacttcaggaaacccattcacaatgggaactgactcaagagatggattctgatcattaatatttttgactcgaactatatgatatatacatcccttagagattaattttctggccttaaggtaggaaataaatttacccctaggcactacaaaattccccttccactctaagataggctcgtttggaaattgaaacttgacaattcgggtcctacaatcaaccgaagcataacaagaataaagccagtccataccaagaatcacatcaaaatcaaccatgtccaactcaactaagtcagccatggtatccctatgatagattgacacagtacaatttctatagaccctctcagctaagatagaatcaccaacaggagtagacacactgaaaggctcaagaagacactcaggaaggatctcaaatttactagccaagtaaggagtcacaaaagataatatagcacccggatcaagtaatgcatacacatcaaaagaaaggactcggagcataccagtaacaacatcgggtgcattctcttggtcttggcgactactcatagcatacagacagttggttcccccacctgcacttgaagctgcacctctatgattacctctattctgtggagctgcagaagaaaactgagctctactacttccatctccctgcctttttgaaggacactcattctggaagtgacctatctttccacatccgtagcaagcattggtgcccacacgacactctcccaaatagagcctcccacatctagcacatggtggttttcctctagaaccttgagacatacttaattgggactgagaaccttgagatcgaaagttttggtgacttagcgatctctaatcatacctggtattaggtgtaaaagcatttgttggggaaggtgcataattggaagaccttttctgaaagaaagacttgttacccttcccttgcttctgctcattctcatgcccagcagacttagccttcttgtttaggtgttcttctcggtccttttttttgtcatcctcaacctgctgagcatacaccatcaatctagaaaaatccatgtcagaaatcattagcattgccttacattctttctttacatgtttgcctaggccagagacaaacttactcatcttagacctcatatgaggaatcatttctagggcatatttggacaattgaataaacttcaaactatactctttcacagtcatactctcttgcttgaggttcacaaactcctcaagtTTTGCTTCAcatagctcttggggaaagaagttatcaagaaatgctctttcaaactcatcccaaagagcaggctctgcatcctcacctctactttctttccactggttataccagacatttgccacatctttgaattgataagacaccaactcaaccccctcgatctctgtagcatgcatcgcttttagcaGATAGGGTTAGTCACAAAGCCTAAGTAAGGTCTAGATCCGCTTTCCATCTCGTACCTGGAACAAGTGAAAAGCAATGCATATATGTAATACGAAATGAATATAAAATATGCCAAGGAAATTTGATATACAAAGTGTAGAAAAGAGATACAAGTCATGTCAAGAAAGATGAGATGATAATATGCAAGCTGACATAGTACTATAATATACAACAATAAAACCTTGGATATGCGGAGTGTAGCCAGTGGCGGAGCTACACCTAGCTAAGGGTGGTCAGATGAACAACCTTTGTCGGAATTTTTTTGCCAATATATGTTAAATATCGATATTGTAGCATATATACTAATTGTTGAACACCCTTGACATACGAAAGAAAGAAAGCCTAGTGGTCAAGGGTGTGCAAATTTGCGTTGAAGACCTAGGTTCAAGCCTTGACAGGGgcgtttttatttaattttgtaaaattaaATATGAGATGAGGTATGGTTATTTTGTAGCCAATATATAAGATAAGGTATGGCTATTTTGTAGCCAATCTTGGTAATCTGACCATTtaggtattttttttattcgtCCTAAATTATGAACACCCTTGATGAAAATCCTGGCTCCGTCACTGAGTGTAGCTCTGGCCCAACTATCTTGCCATATGCAACAATAAAACCTCGGAACTCCGGAGGGTAACTTTGGCCCAACCGTCTTACCATTCTAGCTGCGAAGGGTGGCTCTGGCTCGACGTCTTACGTGGAGTTTCTccgagatgtgcagggtgacTCTGGCCCAACCGTCTTATACACCCGAGGAAAACAGGTGAAATCAAGTAAATACATCAGTCATAAGGCTTAGTAGCCATAAACAATCATGCTATATGAGTAATATTCATATCACAGTGTATCCCGAAGATATCATCCCCAAATATCAGAAGAATAGATGAATTAGGATATTAGCAAGTCTGTCAAGCACATGCTCACTCCACACATGTGCCAGACAGTCTAAAACAGATATGCAAGCAAACGCTAAAGAGGAGAGGCACCTAGAAGTTAAGATCTTCCCTTACTTGGATTTGTTGTACAATTAAGCTCACACTATCAAAAAAGTGTGCCCTTGGGCCTCcgaaacaacttaaaatatgcaaaaatacaAATAACGGGTCCAAATTAGTCTAGGAAAACTGGTCCCATCCTTTTAGGATAGCTTGGGGTCAAAGTCAACTCTTGGTCAACTCAAACCCGCCCCTCAGGTCAGTGGTCCAAAATTCGAAATTGATTACATGAACACGTTACCTATAAGCTATGAAATCTAAATCTATCATCAAATTTCAATCTTGATGTCAATTGATGTGTCAAATCTGAATTTTCCTAAATTTCAATCCTAAAGCTAAATCTCAATATTCTATATCTCAATTCATGACATTGTTATGGTAAAAACATATCACAATCTACATCCAATATTTAACATATGTATCCAACATATTAGTATTAATTTCCCAGGAATTCATAACAAGCATACAAAGGAAATTCGTCTCAGCACATAAACTGGCCGAAACTTAGCATCAAAATCATAACTTGTATAACCATTTCTCTATAACTAATAGGCTCATGATTGCCATAGTGATAAGTTGTTTCAATCTCCAACCGAGTTCACTCAAATGATCTCATCCACTTGAAAGTTCTTGTAAAATTTGCTAACTAGACTTTTTAACAGACTCGTTAGTAATGCAGCTCGAGAGGAAGTTCCATATTTCAATCAAGTCACGagtcaaaataattgaatatgaTGTTTTCTCTATGAAAGAGATTTTGTATTAGCTTCCACGATCAATTTAATGTCTTTTCCTAGCACTATTAAGTTTGATATGAAAGTCAAACTAAACCATATCTTTAGACCTGGTATAATAACCCCCATGTAAGTTGTAACGCAGTATTTTATTGCATGTAGATTGGTTGTTTCTCTTGCTTTAGCAGCCCCGATGTGTTTTCTTGTATATCCTTGTGCTCCCAGTATTGGGATGTCATTTTGGACTTGTTTTTGATTGCATATGGTGGATGCATAGTGATTGAAAAGGTGTGGTTCTTCATTTGTCTTATCTATAGTATATCTGTATTGAAAAGTCTTATTTGGGAGTGGGGCAACTTGATAGCTTcttaatgatttttttctctctctcagGTCAATGAACAAAACAGTCCAGCTTTGGGAGGAAGattgcttttcttgatcattcTTCCATTCTGTATTGCTGAGTTCTAACTTAAGTTTCTGGATAGTTATTTAGTTGTTGGAAGATAATGTTAGTGACTCATAAACGAGGATATTTGATTCTCTTTTAGTCTGGAATGACTCCCCTGTTCTAATGTAAATGTGGTGGATTCTGCATTCAGGCTGTCACCTTTTGTGATGAAAACCATAACTTATGATCTGTGAAACTTAAGAGCAGTCCTTCAACTGATTTTTGTCTTTTTGGTACCATTGTTCTAGAGCAAACATCAAACTAATACGCGGTATCAGAACCAACCATCTAGTTGATTTTCTTAAAACttttcctcccaaaaggaaagATTTCCTTAAATTGGGCAGGTTGTTTGTTTCTACATTGTTTTCTATGGGTTGTAATCGTAGTAGTTTACATTATTCTACAATATTTTTTATCTAGAAGTAGCTTCTAGCTTTTGGGCAAACTTGTACTGCAAACTGAAATCTGCAGTACAGTGAGGGATAATTGAAACTTCAAAACAGAGGGGGTCGTCTGTACTCTTTAGTACTTAGTAGTACTAGCCTTTGTACTATGCCTACTTCTTCTAGTCCTCATTCCATATAAATCAGCCATTCCACTAACCATTTGGCCATTGCCAATCTTAAAAAACAAAACCATtcatctcttttatttttcttttttctctccaGATGGAAGGAATGTAAAAAGCATGGGTAAATGAAGTCTCTATTGAGGTAAAATATGGTGTGGAATGGATAGACGGGGGCGAGACAGAGCATGAGATGTGCAATTTTTACTTGCATTTTTACTTGCCCATTCCATGCACTGCCTCTTCCCTGGCTCTCCTCTCCCTACAATCCCTCCTTTTCTTCCCTTTTATTTATCTGTCTATGACTTTATAATGTCCTAGAACTCGAAAAAAAGAAGGTAATTGCTTAAATAATGAAATGGTCATAGTCAATAACATTATTTGATGGGGCTAGACAACTATAGACTGTTAGCCCTGGATTAGACCACAAGAACATTTGTTCGTTGTGACGTATGCAAGATTTTGTACAAGCATATACTGTCACAATTCGTCTTGCGTGAAGTTTTATGTTTGAGATTATGGAGGTTTAAGGTTCTATTTCCTACCCAACTTGATGTTTACAATTGTTTTATTTTCAAGCTTTATCCATTTATTATTCGCATATATTGGTTTTAAATACTatttatactcatatgtaaATCCTTTTTTTCCTAAGAATCATGTTAGGTGCGACATTCCTGAACCTTCCTTTGAAAATCTTGCCGGTAAGTTCTGCAGTCTAATTGTACATTAATAGGTTCAAGCTCGAGGTCAAGGGTATTAGCAAACAGGATTCAGTTAAAAGAAgtgatatatattttaaatgtaaATAATGATACAAAAAAATTTAGGGAGGTAACTTGACTGCACAATAACAACATGTATCGCCAACAACTCCTGCCTTAGCTAGCAACATAGATACCAACAAGGCATCAATCAAATACTTATAATTTGAGGGGATGGGAAGCAAGTGCTCTCAGATTTACGTAGACAACAACTGAAGATTTAAATTTCAATAGAGTCCACCAACAAGGAGATAATATGAGGTTTTAGTACTTTCTCCGGATGAGTGTATCCATCTTGATTGTGTTTATAAGTGACATCAATAATGCGAGCAAGATTGAGAATACGAGTGAGAATCTTTGTAGAGACAGGAGTTGGTCGAAGGATTCCTTCATTTACATCCTTCCATGCTGTCTCAGccatttcttgaaatttttccaTGGCCTCTTCTGTGGATACACCATAATCTCTCATGTAACACTCAATTCCAGTTGCAATCTGAcctctacccttctccacttCATAGGTGGCTATGTCATCAATGACTCGACATAAGGTCACATTGGCTTCAAGAATTTTAGGATTCTTGGCCAACCATTCAAAATCTTCCTTGTTAGCAGATTTCATGCCCAAGTAGGATGTAGTCGTAAGCAAGTAATAAGTGCTAGTAGCTAATGCATTGCTAAGGTACTCAGAAACAGGCGGCATGTATCCTTCAATGAACCATTTTGCTTCCACAAAGTAgtttcttatgatttctttcatCTGTCAATAACAAGCCAAGACATTcaaccatcaatacatattcgAAGAATAAATTTCATTTAAAGCAAGAACGAGGGAGAAAAAGCTACACAATTGGTTGATAAATTGATTAATATTGAATTAACTTGGTATAAGTCACGACTCATACTCTTTCTTTCGCGTAGTGAACAACATCAGATCTACCATCCTTTGACAACTCTGCTTCATAATCCTTGTAGAGATCTAAAAGTGCTTTGTAACTGATTTTCATGTAATTAGGGAGCCGATCAATTTGGCTAATATCCCAcctaataattaaaaaagaaatgaattcGATAAGTTAATCAATTTAACAGAACATGTATCATACGAAGAAGCAGAAATCTCTAGTGTTTGACCTCTAGGCTTGTCTCGGATAATAAATTGTAGGGGCAAAAATTTATAATTGTAAACAAATATGTTGTTTGATATGGTCTTTTCCCGCCTTTATGGGATCATCTAATTAAGTGATAAAATGTTTGAGAAGTAGTCCATACCTCTGTATGGCATCGGTGTAGAGCTCAAGTTCTTTTACAACGCCATAAGCATCAAACGTATCATCTATTATCGAAATCATTGCTATAGTCTTAGCAAGCATGACGCGAGCCTGAGAATATTGAGGTTCAGCATACACACCCATGGTCCAAAAGTAACATTCCACTGCTCTATCCCTAGCATATGGAAGGGTTGTCACAAAATCCAAatctttccaccacctataaAGTAAGTAACAACATATCAGATTCTGAGAAAATAGTATGAACaaataatttgtatttttaattcaatttaaaaCAACAGTATACCTTGATACTTCACTGAGTTCGTGTTTGTGCAACATCTGGAGTAAGTTGTAATCCAATTTGGCAAATCGAAGCAACACATCATTCTTATATTCCTCCTCTTCGTAGATAGAGATGAAGTAGCGCGTCTCGACTCTTGGAATGCTCTTATGGAGAGATTGCTCAAGGGCATGTGTCACTTGTTTACTCAGAGGTGACTTCAAATGTGGAGCTGCAGACTCAAGATGAGCAGTGGAGAAAACAAGTGCCTCTTCCAAAATATCTTCTCCATGAGTCCTTACATGTGAAGCTTCGTATAAGTTCAATAAACCCCTGATGTCGTTGCTAAAAGATTCCTTGAACTTGCCGTTCGCATCTTGGAATCTGCTGAAAATTTCTGGATCAtgaatgaaaataaatgataagCTTTTAGTGAGAAAAAgtataaaaaacaaaaattccTTGGTGTAAGAAAGAAATTAACATAAATATAACAATGAATAAACAAAAAACATGTGTATAATGGACCTACttggggagatattgtaaccaTGTTGTCTTAGGATTCGAAATTGAAGGGATAAAGTGTTTAAATCATTGTATTGATGAGCCTCAAAGTTTGGATCTGCTTTGTAAATTTGATCCAACATGTCGTCTATTTGTTTCTCAAAATGATAAGCAATGCCAAGACGCTCAACAATGTCTATCAGATTCAATTTCTCAGCCAATGTTGTTCCACAAGCAGCTGATAACATTCTCCTTGTTTGTTCCTTCAAAGTCTCAATCTCATGAGCATATTTTCCAGCAATCtgcaaatatatttttaaaaaaattgtacgTTGAAAGTCAGAAATGAACTTCCTTATGATCCAACAAGACAAGAAGAGAACGAATTGACAATTAACTACCTTATTATCGAGGGAGAATGAATGGAAACGATCACCCCAAAGACTTGGAGAGAAGTCCGCAACAGGGCGAACAATCTCCTCCTCTTGATAGTTACTCATCACTGCCACAGCTGGGGCCATTTCTACAACACTTAGATTGTGGAAAATCAGAGAGATATCTGTTTTTTGCGTTTGGATTGATATGTCAACTTTTTATCTGTTATGTGCTAGAGAAAGTGATGATGGAAATGTATGAGAAGGAAATGAGTATTTTTataatgaatgaatgaatgaatgatgaGAGCCTTTAATTTGCCACACCCACCTTTGACGATTGAAATtctttataatataatatactaGTCCGGTGGCGGTTGACACACTTGACAATACTATATCGTCAGTACTGGTCTAAAGATATAATATggcaacatattttttttttctcttttttctttatgcaacttatatatatacttgcagcctacattttttcttttacttttatcTAAATTCTTGTAAACAGCATGCCTTTTCTTCTACTTAATTAAAATGCTGTCATCCTtgactattttttttccttatcaTCCTTACTTGACTATATATAATTGTAATAATATATTTGCTAAGACAACTACTAGTTTGATGAACTTGCTATTCGTTTAGTACACGAACTGTACTAACCAAATTATCTCGAGAATATAATTTCTAGActagtttatttataaaatcatcACAAGTTGATTAGGATAAGAGTCAGATATTCGGAATAAATTTATAATGTCAATCAAAcacaatataaatttaattttaaatttaaatatctcACCTTATTCCGCGTACCAAACAATcatcttaaatttttttagaatGTCCTGTGCACTAAAGGAGCCAAGATTTTCATCaaagaaattcaaaatataaagaaataaacaCCAATAAATATCAAAAGGATTCAATATTTACAATTTGAACCTTGTATACACTGTAATTTGTCAATAGTCAGATAAACACCCTTGCAAATATTCAGAAAGGATATTAAAAAGCACATGTTGAAAGTAAATAGTATCAGTGCTAACTTGATTTAATTTCTTACCTGTCTACTACAACGGCTCAATATTATTGGTGGCCTAAAATCGCACTTCAGTGAGaggtctttatttttttttcaagaaaaaaattattttatataaaaaaaagtgataATTGGAGTGTGAAACTcgtaaaaaattaatattttaagtatatttattataaatatttcttttttaaaaagaaacttacgatcctattattctaaaaaaaaagtGAGGTCTCTCAAATTTTGAGGCTAAGgcatttgtttttttaatttgtctATAGAGCCGCCTCTGCCTGTCCATTGCCAGAACGGTAATCTTCTTGTTGACTGCAGACTCAAAAAAATCTAAGTACCCATGCCTCCGATCAACATTAATTTGGGCTTACACGTAAAAGAGGATATAACTTTCAATATAGAGATTAATATATAGTAAAATCTCGATAAAGTAATAttcgataaagtaataattattgggggagaaaataatatttattttattgtataactctctttgtattcttactctctttttctgaatgaattaaatgagggcacgagaccctctatttataggaggaagAAAACGCGTAAAAATTTTACGCGTTAATTTTCTACGCGTTCTTTTTCCTGTCAAAAGTTGGACGGTTTCTACGCGTTTTTTCTGTCAAAAGTTGTTGCGTATGTTTCTTcctttttgaattttctttctCCTACTTTTTTGACTTTtgttgcattctcccacttaaagatttaattgagaatcaattaaatcttcacaccatcctttctatccaattactgcaatgttacgtttctgctaggccaatagaagatcgacaccatatgaatttgttactgttgatcggcttcgtaaacatatctgctaggttgtcattagtgtgaattttttgAATATCCACACCGCCTTCTTCTACCTTTTCACGAACAAAGTGTTACTGAACTCATATGTagtttgtccttgaatgaaatgcctgattctttgcaagatgcaatgcgctctgactgtcacaaaatagagcaaccttctcttgtttgtgcccgagctcctccaataacatctgcatccatatagcctctttgctagcttgtgtagctgatacatattctgcttccgtcgtagatgtagccacgatagattgcagttttgaaactcagcttacagctcctctagcaagagtaaacacataatatgtggtggacttgcttttatcaagatcacctacatagtctgaatcaacataacctttaacagtaaattCTAAttctccataacacattgcaacatctgaggtacccttgatgtatctcaggatcctcttaacagtattccaatgctttCTACCAAGATTaaccatgtatcgactaaccactcccattgcttgtgcaatgtcaggtcttgtacataccatgacgaacattaaactttccactgctgatgcatacggtactcgagatatctccatcctctctgcttcatttctaggactcatacttgaggataacttgaaattaataggaagtagagtagaaattgacttacagtcttgcatttTGAAGCAtcgcaagattttcttcaagtagttcttttgagaaagccaattCTTCCTATTaattctgtctcggtgaatttgcattcctagaatcttgtttgctggtcccaagtccttcatttcaaactccctagccaactgtgtctttaaatttgtgagacgatctttgttggggcctactaccaacatgtcatcaacattcaacaacaaaataacaaaatcgccatcaccaaatctcttgtaataaacacaaggatctgaattatgtttgttgtatccaaggcttttaatgaaggaatcaaatctcttataccaacacctcAGCGCCtatttgagaccatatagagatttgttcaacctgtaAATCAAGTTCTTTTTTTCctattcttcaaaaccttctagttggagcatgtaaattttttcttcaaactctgcatgaagaaatgcagttttgacatctaactgctccaagtacgagtcaaatgtagcacacatcgccaggaccactcgaattgttgtgagtcgaaccaccggagaaaatatatcattgaagtctataccttctttctaagcgaatcctttcaccaccaatcttgcacgatacttctccacatgatcattaccattgcgtttgatcttgtagaccaaTTTTTTTCCAATAGCCTTCCTTCTTtatggtaattgaacaagatcccatattttatttttatgaagagcttcaatttcttcttgcattacTGCCATTCACATAgctgattcttggcctttcatagcctcgtgaaaagttgaaggctcttcATCCTTTGTTAATAGACAATATGAAACATTGCCCTAGAATAAtatgagtgccaagctggttctcttctctccctagttgaccgtcgaacttgtggagtttcgatcttagcttgctcttgttcttcgtgctctggtgctgcttcagaagaaattggaacttcttctatttcttcaacttcaactgtagtagtctctgatttttctttcgaAGCACtatcttcttttgcttgtatcttgttttcaacaaatacaatatCCCTGCTGATTATCACCTTGCAAAAAGTGGGatccacaagcgataccccttgactccatcaacataccctaagaaaatgcatttcttggattttggatccaacttcgatttttcttgggtgttgtacataacataagtagaacttccgaatatatgtaagcgagaataatcaactgattttcctgtccacatctccattagCGTTTTTAGATCAATTGCGTTTGATGGTGACccattgatcacataacaggcggttttgactgcttctccTCAGAATgatttttccaaccctgcagttgccaacgtAGCTCTTTctgttccaacaaggttctgttcatccgctttgctactccattttattgtgaagtatatgccaCCTTGAACTGCCTTTTAATACTTTCTTATTTAcaaaagttatcaaattcatcaccagtgtattctcctccattatctatCCTCAAATACTTGatatttttctcatattcaAGTTCCACCACACTTTGAACTGtttgaaaactggaaaaatatCTGACTttctgtaacaacccctaaaatgttgtatgtcggtatttcaattctcgacgaaaataatacagtctctgtattttgggcataactttttataggttggtccaaattaggtgattcaaatttttgggtaaccacaacatacttacctacaactttcatgaataacatatcttaagattcggagtataagtaggtcaaataaattaatctttgcaagatatagtactgtgacagaattgagtgtttatagaagaaaattcatatctcactataggttgctccaaattggttgattcttgaactatatgaaactagacttccatatctacaattcttatgaagacaccaaatcctaataaggaatttatcttattcaaacgcagcttcgaaaaagagtattctgttaaaaagaactcatcttacctaccatggaaacatctagatacatttgacatcattcatgacataaattgtcctccatttaacatcatccattacatcaatatatttcattaaatttttagatttttttttataattattttatttattgttaggtcactctttcccacctataaatacccaccttatttcctcattttattcatcaagctttcttaagcaattcttctctctatatacttcttctcaaatatagttttagttttagtagtataaaaatactactccaattattcttatactccgggtagtacacaaaacgctccggcgagaagaaaaggctaggggtccaagagtgttccaattcagagtaaacctttggatttaaggtatgtaaggctttcatagcattggattgagttcgtccatgcgcccaatatttaaattcattataattgagttatagttgagttttatccaaatcttgaattctagatgaattaattcttcttctattgagtttgatatatttatgcattaatattattattattgttatctcttatattattggaattattgttcatggctactttcccatgaatcctaattgatttgatgttcatgaatatttttacatatgttttgagtaagatgttggctttttattattttcattgataaaaagaaagttatatgaattaatactatatatgtattttattgagttttaaaagagcaaaagagttgagtttgaatgaatttgagcaaatgatattttgagcaagatgttttgatgagatgtaaatgatgtttttgggaagtataataattgatgaacatgaaatgagatgagtttgatgatttaaattaaagtccaatgagactagatgatgagtttaatatgaggacatattttgggagtagtattgatcaccgagttgggtaagagtttaattgactcaaaccccagaactacgtagccagcgtaggatggaggctatgcctcttaagtcccaaaaagaggactttgatgagtggatccaagatggtgatgtcctttacctggcaaggtattggatggatgtggcaacgacatcgcttcgttgtatcatcgctagctcataagtgatgattgtcggttagagaaactcccaactgagtaagcattgcttattactattatttttattattatattttaaacttgcattacatattgatgttgagatgatgttgagttctgagctgagttttattgagaggagtttcttgatatctgtccttaccttcttgccattttacatactcgtacattccacatactgacgtcattcgacctgcatcgttttatgatgcagatacaggtattagagatcctcaacaggcgcatccttgaagatcatttcttttcggctatttggtgagtccttcttgtattcgaaggaactccttatccttttattattgttgagtgtgatgtttcttttgaggtagccatgtacatgtcattggcaccatctaagagtattagaggcttcatagacagagtctgatgatgtaatcggagtagttctccttagaaactatttcttataagaattatctattttttctttgattatgacaagcccacat
This window encodes:
- the LOC129886026 gene encoding vetispiradiene synthase 1 isoform X2, whose protein sequence is MAPAVAVMSNYQEEEIVRPVADFSPSLWGDRFHSFSLDNKIAGKYAHEIETLKEQTRRMLSAACGTTLAEKLNLIDIVERLGIAYHFEKQIDDMLDQIYKADPNFEAHQYNDLNTLSLQFRILRQHGYNISPKIFSRFQDANGKFKESFSNDIRGLLNLYEASHVRTHGEDILEEALVFSTAHLESAAPHLKSPLSKQVTHALEQSLHKSIPRVETRYFISIYEEEEYKNDVLLRFAKLDYNLLQMLHKHELSEVSRWWKDLDFVTTLPYARDRAVECYFWTMGVYAEPQYSQARVMLAKTIAMISIIDDTFDAYGVVKELELYTDAIQRWDISQIDRLPNYMKISYKALLDLYKDYEAELSKDGRSDVVHYAKERMKEIIRNYFVEAKWFIEGYMPPVSEYLSNALATSTYYLLTTTSYLGMKSANKEDFEWLAKNPKILEANVTLCRVIDDIATYEVEKGRGQIATGIECYMRDYGVSTEEAMEKFQEMAETAWKDVNEGILRPTPVSTKILTRILNLARIIDVTYKHNQDGYTHPEKVLKPHIISLLVDSIEI
- the LOC129886026 gene encoding vetispiradiene synthase 1 isoform X1 yields the protein MAPAVAVMSNYQEEEIVRPVADFSPSLWGDRFHSFSLDNKVVNCQFVLFLSCWIIRKFISDFQRTIFLKIYLQIAGKYAHEIETLKEQTRRMLSAACGTTLAEKLNLIDIVERLGIAYHFEKQIDDMLDQIYKADPNFEAHQYNDLNTLSLQFRILRQHGYNISPKIFSRFQDANGKFKESFSNDIRGLLNLYEASHVRTHGEDILEEALVFSTAHLESAAPHLKSPLSKQVTHALEQSLHKSIPRVETRYFISIYEEEEYKNDVLLRFAKLDYNLLQMLHKHELSEVSRWWKDLDFVTTLPYARDRAVECYFWTMGVYAEPQYSQARVMLAKTIAMISIIDDTFDAYGVVKELELYTDAIQRWDISQIDRLPNYMKISYKALLDLYKDYEAELSKDGRSDVVHYAKERMKEIIRNYFVEAKWFIEGYMPPVSEYLSNALATSTYYLLTTTSYLGMKSANKEDFEWLAKNPKILEANVTLCRVIDDIATYEVEKGRGQIATGIECYMRDYGVSTEEAMEKFQEMAETAWKDVNEGILRPTPVSTKILTRILNLARIIDVTYKHNQDGYTHPEKVLKPHIISLLVDSIEI